The DNA sequence agtaaatttagagACAACACGTCTTATCGAaagaacaatttaatttagaatGACGAATATACAAAGAAAGTACTTAGATTAGATGTGTGATATTCGACTACTAAGATTACATCAAATTGGTAATTCAACAGTTTTCTAGCGCAAAAACCAGTCTTGCTCGTCGCTCTTGAAATGTTAACTGtggaaatatttccatttccatttttagaCCACCCAGGGTACATGTAGGAagtaatattaaatttaatttaaatcttGGCGATTCTAAACGTAAAAATGAAACGTCTTACCGTTTACAAGATGCACTCGAAGCGCTTCGGTGCCGCTTTGTGAATTTGCATTATCTAGCGCTTATTTACTCGATACATTTAACTATTTGCGATCCGGTGGACACATTGTCAACTTCttgcgaaagttttttttgtaagcaTGTATTGTTTACATTTTGGTGACTGATTTTTCAACcgttattaaatttaaaatttattcagatTAAGAGTTGGTACTTATCTCACATAGAAAttcagaaacaaaatctttacAAAACGACACTGCACTGAATATTGATACATTATACATTATTTGTAAAGAGTAGCTCGAATAGACTGTTAACAAAGATGTGACGACAATGTTCCAAAAGTTGTTGTTTACACACACTTGTCGGTTAACGTGTATTATATAGCTTATTTAACAGCGTCAGAAGAGAACATCGAACcgataacaaaagaaaattcgctCAGTACAATAGTACCTTGTACCTATTCGACTCTTGATGTTCTTTAATTATTGGGGTGGTTCTATTTTTGCTACTATTAAATCCACATTCGACTACATACGTTGACACTTGAGTCCGATGGTCGTGgtttttcttgttgtaaaaCGAAATTGATCAAAAGCATCGTCAAAATGAATTCTATTTGTATTTGTTCAAGTAAATACTAATAAAAAGTTCGGTGTTTCCTAATTATTTGAAGTTTTATCAAGCGGAGCAGAATTTAATCGAATTTATCGCTATCGCAGTCGAAGCGTAGAAACAAAACCTCAATCACACCACAGAACATACCACGGACTATCCAAAAACCCCTGCAGAAAGTGTCATTTTTGTACGATGGACGTTGTTTGCTTTCCGAAGCCCATCGATTAAGCTTTGCTTAATTAAACAACATCACCTGGCTGCCGAACTCCTCACGGACATCCCGGCAAATCAACTAAAATCGATTGACGTTTGATTGGAAATTGGACTGAAAATACACAAAGTGTCGCGGCAAAGACATTGACATTATCACGAGAAATTGCTGAATGTTTGGATTTGATGAGTGACTGACACACCAGCTAGCTGCTAACTTCATATGGCTCCGGTGAATTCACACCtatctgaaattttttctcggcaaaaattacaattcatCTACTGACGATTATTCCGAATGGTTGGTCGACCACTGCAGCAATAAGTTGCTGAACTCCGTAAGGACATCCCGGACTACATTTATGTTGCATTCGGACCATTTCTTCTTTGGTCATGTCAGTGATCAGTGTTTTGTTGATGTTATATGCGATTTtcaatgtttctttttattattattctgttGATCAAGTCAtactataaataaaaatacctACATACGTAGTTTGCCGAAACTAATCAAACTTACGGCACGAACGGTGTGAATTACAAAGACAAGTGATCCAGACTTTGGTTCTTTTTTAGCTGCTGAGATTCGTGCCAAAGAAACTTTTATTGATTGGAGACCTTCGGGCTTAATAGCGATGAGTCTTTTTAAGGAATCAAGCACAGTTCCTGGTGGTTGATCGTGCAATAGGGTAGctgtttcaaaatattcagaaatgaatatttccatatttaTGTCTGGTACGATGACTGCTTGACATTTCTTCAGCTTTTCGATGGATGTCGACTCACTGAATGGAATGAGTGGACAACGTGACTCCAATAAAGGATCATCCAATGACAGTCGCGTTTGCAAATGACCTACTAGCTTGTAGATAATAAACGCTCGCTGATTAGGGGTAAAGAGTAGTGCCCCATTAGCGTTGTTcgctttttttatcaattggACATCATACAGTGAGATTATTCTTCCATTTGTGACAACTTTATCAAGGAATAATTCTTCCCAGCCGTCTGCAACAGGTGTAGTGCTGCAGCGCTGTAATCgttcaaataaaactttttttttcgatcgaCATCAACCAGAGTAATGTCATCGGATTGACATCCTTTCTGAAACGCTTTCACTAGACCTAAGACATCGGTTAGAAACGTGATGAAATGCAAAGTGTCGTAACTGGTCCAGAAGTTTAAGTGACCCTGGAGATTGAATGACTTGAAATAATGTGCAGATACGCGCCAATTTCGCAGTACAGCGTTTAACAATTTGAATACATATTCAACCCAtcttatagcaaaatatgCAGGGTATCTGAGTGGTTTGTCTAATCCTTTCTCTTCAGCAACGGCGAGTAGATTTTGTGTTCGTTTTCCTGAAGTTCGGaaaagttttgataattttcttgCGCGTGCGATGAGCATAGCAATGATGTTAATCTGGCTCTCCGATTTCCAGGCCAAGTTTGTCTTGTGAGGAACACACCATATCGATATCAATGGTAAATTAACAGGTGATGCATCTCGTAATCTTTTTAACTGTGCCACTAGTCCATTTAGACGGCCTAAGTTTAAGTTTTCTCCGTCTGTGACTAATGATGAAAGAAGAGCGAAGAAACTGTCCCACGGTAAATAAGTTTTTGAAATGGTCTTTAAACAGTCAACACATCCTATGGCGCCCTTGCGTTTAGGAATATCAAATCCTAGACAAAACGTTTTTAACGACGCATCATTTGTGACTATTTGTACCATTACAAATACGTTGTGTTTTTGGAAGCGGTCTACAGATGCATCCATTCGAGCAGAGACAGCCAATGATTCCTTTAACGCTGTCGTCAAATGAATTGTATCACTTTCAACGATACAAGAAAGTAACTCGGCATGGGAACTGGGTGTAACGTAGCGTAGATCAAACTGAAGCTTTGTTGATGCACCAGTTTTGAAATGTCTAGCTAATTCAGCGGTGACATATCTGGATGGCCATGACCACCCACTGAGGGTGGTTCGTTTGGCATCGTTGTAAACGTGTAGCATTAATGAGCCGATTTGGTTAAAAAGATCTTTGTCAGTTTGTGTTGTATTCTTCCCGATTATATCGTATTCTTCATCGGAtgagtttttcaaaatgttacgGGAATTCGTTTGAACATCCATATCTCCCTTGTCGGCTGGAGCCTCTTTGTCGGCTGGAGCCTCCTTGTCGGCTGGAGCCTCCTTGTCGGCTGGAGCCTCCTTGTCGGCTGGAGCCTCCTTGTCGGCTGGAGCCTCCTTGTCGGCTGGAGCCTCCTTGTCGGCTGGAGCCTCCTTGTCGGCTGGAGCCTCCTTGTCGGCTGGAGCCTCTGTAGAAGTCTCGGACTCCTATCTAATACGTAAAATGAAAGGCCACTGTTCGACTTactaattacaatttattgagCTCGTTTAAATGATGCTGACGCTATGGTGGTCGAGTGAATAAAAATCTTCGTCGTAACTCATACGCTCTAGTTATATTACGGTCGGTTAACCGAATATAACGAGAGAGTTCGTACTAAGAGAATGCGAtgttatttgacatttcgacacTTGTTACGTAGGGGTAGTGACTCAGTTCACGACCACTACATTATTCcccttttcaacaaaaaaaaaaacaagaaaaacaaaaaaaaaattacaaactaCGAAAGGACATCCCGTCTGAACGTGTACTTAGTTTATAGCTATCAGCACAAGCCCACAACGACCAAAACTATCGAAAACTAACCGACTTCTTCTTAAGGACTTTATTATCCGATGCCACCGACAGAATCCCAAACGCTGGCTTTAAACGATCTATCGACACCGTATCGTTCTTCCCGTTAACGTGCAAAACGTAACCCTTCCTCAAACGTTTAATAACTTTAAATGGTCCGTCGTAACGGGGATGCAGACTAGGCTTTACCCTGTCAATTCTAACAAAAACGTGACTGCACGTACTTAACGCCTTGGGAACGCTCTCTTGAGCTTGTCGGGAAACCGCAGGCTCAACTGGCTTTACAGCACGCATATGTTTTCGCAACCtatcaacaaaattagaaTGATCGAGCGGATCGGTCAGCGGTGTATCGACGAAAAATTCTCCCGGAATCTTCAAAGTTTGCCCATATACTAACTCAGCTGGTGAGCATCCTAAGCCTTCTTTCACTGTAGCTCTTATTCCCAGCAAGACTAGAGGCAACTCGTCGGTCCAATGAACAGTATTACATCTAGCGATTATCGaatctttaaaatttctatgaaaacGCTCTACCATGCCATTGGCTTGCGGATGATACGATGTTGTACGGATCCTGTCTGAGCCTAACAACTTACACAATTCGGCAAACAACTGCGACTCGAACTGCTTTCCTCTGTCAGTCGTGATTTCTAATGGCACGCCAAACCGCGAAATATACTGGCTAACTAGGCACCTAGCTGTCGTTTCGGCAGTCTGATCATGTATAGGATAAGCTTCTGGCCAGCGAGTAAACCTGTCTACGACAGTCAGAACGCTCGTGAAACCGTTAGAACAGGGTAGCGGACCAACAAGGTCAATATGAATGTGCTCAAACCTACTAGAAGGAGCCTTGAATTTTCCTAGCGGCGATTTCACATGTCTCACGACTTTAGCCCGCTGGCAAGGAATACACGACCTGGTCCAGTGGTTTACGTCCTTGTTGACACATGGCCAAAAATACCGTGATGTAACTAATTTTCGCGTTCCCCGAATTCCAGGGTGCGATAGTGAATGAAACTGATCAAAGATAGCTCTCCTAAGCGGTTCTGGTACAAACGGACGATTTTGGCCCGTGCTAACGTCGCACCATAACTTGCCTAGGGAAAGTGGCAAATCAACTTCTTTTAAGCAATATTTAGACTTATCGTCTTGCTTTTCTAATAACTCTTGGATCTCGTCGTCGCCTTTCTGAAGCTCGATTAGTGCTTTCAATTCTAAACTGGTTTTCAACGAAGCTACTTCCGGTTCATCGATCCGTGACAAAAAATCAGCGACAACATTGTTCTTTCCTTTGACGTGTTGAATATTCGTTGTGAACTGAGAAATGAATTCTAAATGGCGACACTGTCGCGGACTGCGTTCAGCCGTCGATGTCATAGCCGTGGTCAGTGGCTTATGATCGGTGTAAACGATAAACTCTCTCCCTTCTAAAAAATAGCGGAAGTGCTTAACCGATAAATATATCGCCAAAAGCTCACGGTCTAGAGTACTATATTTCACTTCCGCCGAACTAagcttttttgagaaaaaaccTAACGGTTGCCAGATACCTTTGTGATACTGCTGCAAGACTGACCCTACAGCTTTACCCGAAGCGTCTGTGAACAAACTGATAATTAACCCTTTCTTCTTCGGGTGCACTAGCATCGTCGCATTGGCTAAAGCCCCGTCGTAACGGGGATGCAGACTAGGCTTTACCCTGTCAATTCTAACGAAAACGTGACTGCACGTACTTAACGCCTTGGGAACGCTCTCTTGAGCTTGTCGGGAAACCGCAGGCTCAACTGGCTTTACAGCACGCATATGTTTTCGCAACCtatcaacaaaattagaaTGATCGAGCGGATCGGTCAGCGGTGTATCGACGAAAAATTCTCCCGGAATCTTCAAAGTTTGCCCATATACTAACTCAGCTGGTGAGCATCCTAAGCCTTCTTTCACTGTAGCTCTTATTCCCAGCAAGACTAGAGGCAACTCGTCGGTCCAATGAACAGTATTACATCTAGCGATTATCGaatctttaaaatttctatgaaaacGCTCTACCATGCCATTGGCTTGCGGATGATACGATGTTGTACGGATCCTGTCTGAGCCTAACAACTTACACAATTCGGCAAACAACTGCGACTCGAACTGCTTTCCTCTGTCAGTCGTGATTTCTAATGGCACGCCAAACCGCGAAATATACTGGCTAACTAGGCACCTAGCTGTCGTTTCGGCAGTCTGATCATGTATAGGATAAGCTTCTGGCCAGCGAGTAAACCTGTCTACGACAGTCAGAACGCTCGTGAAACCGTTAGAACAGGGTAGCGGACCAACAAGGTCAATATGAATGTGCTCAAACCTACTAGAAGGAGCCTTGAATTTTCCTAGCGGCGATTTCACATGTCTCACGACTTTAGCCCGCTGGCAAGGAATACACGACCTGGTCCAGTGGTTTACGTCCTTGTTGACACATGGCCAAAAATACCGTGATGTAACTAATTTTCGCGTTCCCCGAATTCCAGGGTGCGATAGTGAATGAAACTGATCAAAGATAGCTCTCCTAAGCGGTTCTGGTACAAACGGACGATTTTGGCCCGTGCTAACGTCGCACCATAACTTGCCTAGGGAAAGTGGCAAATCAACTTCTTTTAAGCAATATTTAGACTTATCGTCTTGCTTTTCTAATAACTCTTGGATCTCGTCGTCGCCTTTCTGAAGCTCGATTAGTGCTTTCAATTCTAAACTGGTTTTCAACGAAGCTACTTCCGGTTCATCGATCCGTGACAAAAAATCAGCGACAACATTGTTCTTTCCTTTGACGTGTTGAATATTCGTTGTGAACTGAGAAATGAATTCTAAATGGCGACACTGTCGCGGACTGCGTTCAGCCGTCGATGTCATAGCCGTGGTCAGTGGCTTATGATCGGTGTAAACGATAAACTCTCTCCCTTCCAAAAAATAGCGGAAGTGCTTAACCGATAAATATATCGCCAAAAGCTCACGGTCTAGAGTACTATATTTCACTTCCGCCGAACTAagcttttttgagaaaaaaccTAACGGTTGCCAGATACCTTTGTGATACTGCTGCAAGACTGACCCTACAGCTTTACCCGAAGCGTCTGTGAACAAACTGATAATTAACCCTTTCTTCTTCGGGTGCACTAGCATCGTCGCATTGGCTAAAGCTTCTTTGGCTTGATTAAACGCGTCATTACAACTATCAGGCCAATGGAACTCTAATTTCCGATTCCgattctttttcttcattcctTCCATTTCTGCTATATGAGAATGCAGtggaatcaaaatttcagccaatttTGGCACAAATCTGAAGTAATAATTAATCATTCCAACGAAACGTTGGGCTTTCTTAAGAGAATCGGGCGCCGGGAAACTAGTAATCGCTTCCACTCTTTCTGCCGAAGGCAAAATGCCATTTTCGTCAACATAATGACCAAGAAATTCGAGTGCTTTCACACCAAGTACACATTTGGAAGGCTTAATACACAAGCCGTATTCGGCCAAACGTTCGAAAAGTGTGTCCAAATGAGCTTTATGCTCTTCGGGCGATTtactgaaaatcaaaatgtcgTCAATATAAACGAACACAAAGTCTAGTCCTTTGCAAacttcattcataaatctcTGGAAAGTCTGGGCTGCGTTACGCAGTCCAAATGgcatcctagggaattcaaaCAATCCGAAAGGAGTGATTATGGCAGTCTTATGCACATCCTCTGGTGCCACTGGAATATTGTGAAAAGATCTcactaaatcaattttggaaaaaatcttaCTCCCTGCCACTTTAGCATTGAAATCTTGAATGTGTGGCAGAGGATACCTGTCCGGAATCGTTATAGCATTTAACCTTCGATAGTCACCACATGGACGGAAGTCCGGACTTCGAGGTTTAGGCGGCATAGTTAATGCCGAAGCTGCTTGTGACGACGAAGGTCGACAAATTCCAACTTCATTCATATAGTTGAATTCGACTTGAGCCACTTTAAACTTATCGGGGCTTAGCCTGCGTGCCTTGGAATACGGCAACGGACCTTTCGTGTGTATATGGTGGACAACATTGTGCTTGACTGGCAGATTGAAATTAGGCGGAGCAACTAATGACGGATACTTCTTGAGAATTTCGCCGAATTCTGTGGCAATTGAATACAACCTAGGAGTTGGCTCATAGCAATTATCAGCCCTCATCGCGTTTATTACCAAAGAGGTTGCTGGATCGACCAATTTCTTGTTCCTCAAGTCCGGTAGAAGACCGTGCTTAGCTAGAAAATCTGCTCCTATTATCGGTTTGTTCACATCAGCTAGGATAAACTCGTGAGGATAATTCCTCCTTAAACCTAACTCAACTTCAACTACTTTGCTTCCGTACGTATTAATCACCGAACCGTTCGCAGCCGTTAGCTGAAAatctttgtttaatttgaaaaacttaaCAAAACTTTTCGGAATGACACTTACGTCAGCTCCGGTATCAATTAAAAACAGCAATTTATTCTTATTATCCCTAACAAAAAGGCGGCAAGATTTAAACAACATCCCACTGGTAGCCGCGTCTACAGCAGGACTCTTTAGTTTGGGTTACTCGCTCGGTCTCTTGAAACACTCGTGTCTTGGGATTTATCCACGAATGCGCAAGGCTTAGTACACTTCGTTGCTCTCTTTCCGAACTTAAAATGATCAAAGCAGAATCTACCATTTGGGTTGAACCGTGAACTTCGTGAACGATTTCTGCGATAATTgctgtttgaacgagtgtgattGTTCGAGCTTTCATTAGAGCAATTTCGAGAACGACTTCTGTTCCTATTGCGAGACCTATCAAACGAAATCTTTTCGATCATCatttttagagaattaatttcGCTTTTTAGCTCATCATAGATTGAAGATGGACCGGCCGGATGATTACTCACAGCAGAGATGTTAGCTGTTTTTATTGCTTCCCACACTTGGTCAGCCAATTTCATCAAGTTACCAATCTCATCGTCCTTTTGAGGAATAAGAGCTACACTGATCGCCTGAGGAAGTCTACCCATCCACAGCTTTTTCAACAACTCATCACCAACCGTACCGCAGTTGCCTGCTAAACGCTTAAGGGTCCTAAAAAACTCAGACGGCTTTTTATCGCCGATCTCTTCATCGGATGTTAACTTCCTTATCCGGCTTTCCAAACTCAATGAATGACGACCAATAAGCTCGTCTTTCAAATTCTTATACAAATCGCTCGCTGGGGGATTCTCTAAAATATCCGATACCGATTCGGCTATGTCTTGAGGCAACGTAGCTACGACGTAATTGTACTTACTAACATCAGATGTGATTTTACCTAACGAGAATTGTGCTTCTGCCTGTATAAACCAAGTACGCGGATTACTTGCCCAAAACGTTGGCAATTTCACTATAAGAGCGTTAATGTCGGTTGGAGTTTTTAACCCTTGATCAGGCTGTGGTTCTGGACCATTTTCACCTTGTAACTCCTTTTCGTCAACCATATTTAATAATTACACCGCGAAGTGtcgaaaaattaatcgaaaaaaataaatcgcaCTCACCCAGTCCGTTCAACAAGACTAATGATCAACTCAAACATGAAAAACTCGACTGGAAACTTTCAGTCGTTTCGGAATAttctcaaattaaaattccaagaaaaatcaattaaatgatctcgaaaatgaaagcaaaatgttCTACGTTAAATGATGATCAAACAAAAGCTAAATTCCGAAACGCTGCCTAACCTTGAGCTAGTTTAGAAATTGATGGGTTTCGTTATATAATGCAAATGAAATGAGAACAATCtgatgaaatgattttatcaGTTGATTGTCTTGGGTACGTTGAGTAACTGTTGATTGTTGAATACCAGTGTGGATACCGAACAAAGGAATCGACGCGCCAAAACCAACGGGAATTATGTATTTTCTCGAACAATGTAGATTACGCGCCAAGATCCAGATTTTTCGATCGACAATTCAACGCAAACGATATAATTTCGGTGTGGCAATGAATTTATGACTAAGTCACGTACCTTTTATCCCCACAGGATTTGTACCTGTGGAGATTTCCAACCAACAAAGCCTGGTATTTCCAATGGTCTGCTACCAACGACCTTGACCGTAGAAGTTTTTTGTACCAATGAATTTCGTCCTTCTTGCAGACCAGTTTTACGGACGTGATAATGTTCCGCTAGCACACGCCACAATGCTTAAAATCGACGGCCAGCCAAATACTATGTCTTGTCACATCCACTTTGCTCTGAATGACCTCGACCACGTTGTTTTCTCTCGTGATAGCTCCAAACGATGATTTTATTTCGCGATCAACCAGGATTTAGCTCACGTTAGCTTTAAATCAGAATGGATAATCCTTTCTGCCAAAACTAACGGCCAAATGATGAACGCAGCGTTCGATCAGCCAAAGTTCACGTTTTATTGAAGTTAACGGCCAAAttgcaaatgaaaatgtctCCGGTCGGCGTCagcaaaaaattacttttgtttcactttttcaatatcaatttcactcaatgaatttaatttaactttctgTGTTCGTCGGGGTCACCAATGTAGAAGTCTCGGACTCCTATCTAATACGTAAAATGAAAGGCCACTGTTCGACTTactaattacaatttattgagCTCGTTTAAATGATGCTGACGCTATGGTGGTCGAGTGAATAAAGATCTTCGTCGTAACTCATACGCTCTAGTTATATTACGGTCGGTTAACCGAATATAACGAGAGAGTTCGTACTAAGAAAATGCGAtgttatttgacatttcgacacTTGTTACGTAGGGGTAGTGACTCAGTTCACGACCACTACAGTTCACG is a window from the Bradysia coprophila strain Holo2 unplaced genomic scaffold, BU_Bcop_v1 contig_94, whole genome shotgun sequence genome containing:
- the LOC119085476 gene encoding uncharacterized protein LOC119085476, producing the protein MVDEKELQGENGPEPQPDQGLKTPTDINALIVKLPTFWASNPRTWFIQAEAQFSLGKITSDVSKYNYVVATLPQDIAESVSDILENPPASDLYKNLKDELIGRHSLSLESRIRKLTSDEEIGDKKPSEFFRTLKRLAGNCGTVGDELLKKLWMGRLPQAISVALIPQKDDEIGNLMKLADQVWEAIKTANISAVSQ